ATAGCTGGTAGATTCAGTAACCTTCTACTCTTTCCTCGCTGGTAATTGTTAGGTCCCAATAGAAGTCGTCTTCTTTGTGCATCTTGCGTGCATTGCTAATTTGTTTTAGGTATATCTTGTATTATGGTATGGTTATCCTTACAAAGATGATGGCCCTGAAACAGAATCTCTTCCACAAGAAGATCAGCACCTTAGAAAACGCTTGGCTGGTGTGCAGCAACAGCTGAAATGTCTTTTAACATTTTCTACAGTAACAGGAGCTAGCCTTGGTAGTGTTTACtacataaataaaaatgaaaattatacAATGGATCATAAATGAACTAGAAGTCACTTGGGGAATAATTATACTCCAGAAGCTTGACTGACAAATTCGATCATGTTTGTAAGCTGTTATTGCACGAATAAGAAccaggaaaaatcatagcatgttttcatttacatatttattttgtttttgtcAATCTAATTAATTTCATAATGTCAATCTAAAAAAGTTTGCTTAAACATAAAATAATTGCTTAAAagtcataatttttttaaataattcgaCCTAATTCTTCATTATGAGCATAGTTTAATTTCACTCGAGGCCTTATGTTATTTTGTGttttatgtatatatacatacacataaattccaagTTCCAATAGAATTCACTTTTGAGTAATTATAGCTCAAGATCAAAGAGGAAGAATGGTAACTCTTAACCAGCAAAAGATAGCAAATATTTTCAGGGTCATTTGTAAAAAAATTCCAAGCTTCCAGCTCAAGTGTTGTGATCTTGCATTTGCATATAAGGCAGTGATATTTTTAATAAGGCATCTCCAGGCTCAATTTCAGCTTCTCCAACTAAATGCATTGCTTACGCTTAGTATCGGCAGGAAACGTAATAGAGCAAGAAAGCAGAGTTTAACAAAACAAAAAATCACAACCGATGTCCTCCATTTTCACCCTTTAGAGGCAATAACAttgataatgtaaatattatTAGCCCGGAATGATCATTGATAACTTAGTCAAGTATCCGATATCCATTACCAAATAGTGATCTAACAAACGATCATGAAACTGAAAGTTGAAGGAAAAACGAAGGAGACCCTGATGGAACTTCAGTCAATATAAAACAATCAGAATGATTCAACCGGTCAATTCATTGGAGTGGGCAAAACAATTAAAGATTAAAAAGAGGCAAACCTTCAAGCGAGCAAGCAGCTGATCCTTTGTATAATCATACTCGTCCTTCGAAGTGAAGCTGCTTGACGAAGCAGGGAGGCCGAAGAGAAGACTGAAGAGACATGTCGTTGAGCGGGTTTTCGTTTGGGGCATGGTCCGTTAATGATGGGCTTTTTAGGCCCAAGTTTGAGCCCAATTTGATCTCTTTCCCCTAtgcattacccttttttttaattattcaaaaaatataaggaaatttttaaaaaaaaattgagacaCAATTTTCAATCGTTGAGTTTttgcactttcttttctttttaattataaagaaaaagaaaatgttcCATAACTCCAATTATTAAAACTTGTATTTCCTAATTATTTTTCAGAAAATTCCTATTTAATTAACATGATATTTTTGTACACTTCCCTCTGAAAATTCTACCAACGCCAACAAAGCAATACATGTGATTGTTCCTTCAAAGAAACCATGTGATAGCTTAATAGTTTCAACTTTATGATGCTGtgaaaatatgtaaaatttaaaaagaatttattttaattaatttatttttttattaattttatatttaaactaaaaaattttaaaattttaaattaaaaaaattaatttttaaaaaaatagaaatcaaacaatgtattagaatttaattaaattctaatatttttaaaGTGTAGGAAGTAAAGGGGGTATTGAAttacttattttaaaatatttatttttataataaaaagagaaatgataaaaataatttattatttgatatatcgctattaaattaaaaaaaaaaaaacaacaaataTTGCGGCTGTGGGACCTTAATCCAAATGTGGGCCCAATTAAATACTACCCACCAATGGCCCAAAATCTTATATTCCAAATGCCAAGCAATGAAAAAGCGAGTAACATGGGCCACAGTGAAGGTCCTTAAACAGGCCACATACAATGTAGAAACTGCGCAAGAAAACAAGCTGAAGGATGGGACACCATCGCTATGGCCGAATCCATTTGCACCAGAGGACACAGCTCATGTGCAATATTTTCTTGGCTTAAGCTACCATACTTTCACTTCAAAGCTTTGGCCAAAAAGTAATTGTTTGTGTTCAACCCATCCTGCTGCAAACGAAAATTGATTAGACATCCCACATGTACTCTTGTTATCATGAGAGTGACTCCCTTCTTACCATATAATTCATCACTGTATTTGAAACGACATATCTTAGTCTATTAAATTaattcaaatcaattttcattcaattaaaattaatttaattttgaatcataataaaaaaataaccacaATTAATTTAACATTCTTATTCTAAGATTACCATTCACGGTCTAGCCCATTAATTATTATTCACCtcattatatttttattgtattaaacaaaattaaaacTTTGGACGATTTACGGACACCCATTGTTATTATACTtactagtattttttttttccttgcaaATATAAAGTATGCAATGTGCGAGGTATGGATGAGAATTTATTGATTTCTGATGTTATTTTGCTGTGTAAAGATCGCCATATACAGTGCAAGGTTGACTCTCGATTGAAAGTGATGAGTTCCTGATTGAGAGGAACATGACATGCACTATACCCAACAGCTAATCTTTCTTAGATTTACCTGTTAGTATTGAACTGTAGAGATTAATTATATAATCAAAATGACCCTTTTAATTAATTGCACAGATGGCTTCAAGTTTCCATACCCAATTTGTTTGCTCTGATACAAGCATTGATGATCTGATGCAAATTCACCTAGCAAAATGAACTCTCAAGTTTCAAGTTTTTCATTCTCCAAAGTGGCATGCAGCTGTAattacatttaaaaaaattaaataaatagaatattaATGGCATCCATGTGATGTTGATACTTGATATCCCTATAGCTTATAGaagaagaggaattaattattgaaattaaaaataattttcccaCCTTTAATCTTATTAAATTACAATGTAAAAACATTGGATATAGCACACTTATGAATAATTTGATAGTACAttaaaaatttcaatatttatatatatagaaACCCACATGAAAGAGTCCAAAAAAATGTCTCGTGCCCCATGTGAGTCTTTTCCTGAATCAAACGCTAGCATATGAACTTGTAGGTCACTTTGTCAGTAATGTCTTGAAGCAACAGCAGAAGATGAAGATTGAAGAATAATcaatataaatttttatgaatTAATGGACAAGAAGAATTAAATGGGTTGCATTAAAAATCTTTAGATTGATTTGATGATATTTTGAACTACTACTACTATTCTGCAAAGCTCCATAGACGAATATCACCTTCATAAAAATCATCCATCATCATCATGGGTGGATTGAACATTTGATCGAGAAATTTGGGTGATTGCAGGTCTTCAAAGTTGTACCATGAGTTGTCTAGCATAGGAATTGGTTCACTGTAGCTCCCAAAAGATTGCATTAGTGACACATCGTCATCAAGTTGATCAGAAAATGAGGAAGACATTGATGATGACGGTGAGGGAGATGAGGAAAAGAAAGAGGGAAGAGGTGGTGATGATGCTGATGGTGTGGTGGCCGGGGATGTGTAGGAGGTGTTGGTGGTTGTTGTTGCTttcgtggtggtggtggcattctCCACAAAACTATTAGCAGCAGCCGCAGCCACTCTTTGAATGGACTTAGGGGACATAACAGTATCAGGAATATAATGAGAAGATGTGATAGGGAAGTTGAGATTGGCTGAAGAGCCCTTAAGGCATAAAAGTGCCGCATCATAGGCTCTTGCAGCAGCTTCAGGAGTAGAATAAGATCCTAACCATATTCTGGTTTTCTGATTTGGTGCTCTTATCTCTGAAACCCACGAACCCCAACTTCTCATTCTCACTCCCTTGTACTTCTTCTTGATTGCTGCTACTGATGAGGTTGCTGCCATTGCCTTTGATGTCCCTGACTGGATCTTGTGCTCAGACTTCACCATTTAGGAAGACCAACGAGTACTAACAACGATCAGGCGTTTTCTTAATGAATAAGAGAGATCTTGATCGCGAaagagtcttcttcttcttcttcttcttcttttgtgtTTCTGTAGCGTTTGGTTCAACTTTGTGTTCTTGTTCTTCTGAAAGATGAGGAGAAAGAATGAGATGCAAAATAAAAATGAGGAACAAAGGTTTGGTATTTATAGATGGGTTGGAGGTCAGTGGTTGAATTTATATTAATAAGATTATAGCAAATTACCCTGGTAAAGGAACACTACATGATAGTTCCACGGACTTAAATGTAAAATGGGTGACAGATATTTTCAAGCTCATATTAATATACgtggaaaaaaaatttatatatatttaaaactcCATGGATTTCTTTGTAAATGACGTATCTGTCCTGTCATGGTCAAACCCATTTATGCCAGATAATTAAACTACATCAGTAACAACCACATAAATAAATAATGATGTGAAGAAAGAAATGCAAAACTGCACTCAGCCCATTTGCTGATTAAAGAAGCTGAAACGAACATCTTATTATTTACTCAAATTAGTTAAGAGGACTTTGAAATGGTCAAGTGTGGAAGCAAATTATTTAACCAGCGATGATCTTTAACACTTCTGTCACAAAAGATTTTGGGAAATTTTCTCATAAATAACATCTTCATCTCCTCTTTCCCAAGAAGTCTCGCAGAtgactttatttatatatatatataaagaacaaaTTTTTTTATTGGGCAGAAGAAACTAAAAAGTTCATGATTTTCCAAAGACACATTGTGAACCAAGGGAAAAGGAATTGAATGATTACTAACCCACATGCACCAATGAAAAAACCAGCATGGAAAGGTTAACAAAAGCAGAACTTGTACTGTTTTTAGAGAGTTTTTTCTCCTGATCATCGACTTGCATAGCAAGAAAACCTTCCTTCACTAATAAAAATGAATTCTTTAAACAAAATGAACAAAAGGGCAAATGGGTACTtctcaaaatcccagtctaaaaAAACACCTGCAGACTTCACCTGATAATAAATGTACATAATCTCTGAGGCATCAATGTATATTATATTCATATAGATTAAAAAAATGACAAAACATAGGATTCTCTGTAGAAGGCAACTTCCAGGATCTGCAGGGTGCGTGATGCtggttttataaataataattgatTAAAACCTAAACActcttttataaataataattaattaaagccTAAACACTCTTGGTTCTAACAGTAAATCCATCACCTAAATACACAGAAAGAAAACAGCTGTTGCTGCTCTGTCATGCAATGCAATCTCCAAAACCGCGTCATGGAAATGGAAGATagaattaatttggatttaattAAAAATCTCTATCAAAGATTTAAAGACAGACGCATTGCTCAACTGTCTCTTTCTTCTGTAAGGCTTTAGCTTACGTTATATGACTTGACTTTAAGGACACTCTGTTTTTTAAATTTTCGATTCGATTTTAATTTCAAATCAGACCGTATTTGAGATTACTTGCATGGAGGTGTGAGGGTCAGTACCTTTACAgggacaaattaaattaaataattcggtttatttattttaaccttattaatcattttttttaatatcaacCCAACCAAATTAAATAGATTAAAAGAAAtaaactgaaaaattaaaataattcagCTTGATTTTTCAATTGTAGCCAAATTACGCTATCTCTAATTGAAGTTAATATTAATGCATGATGTAATTGATCTAATTAAAatataagcttaaaattaatatgtgtattaaaattttaatctttTTTAAGAAAGCATTATTAGCATCATATAATCTATATTAAAACCTGCAACTCTCCTTATAtggattcatatatatatatatatatataaactgttATAACTTGAGGTGGCTTTAGTTTACCAAATTGATGTAAACTATCACCAAGTGTAATGATAAGTATTTTATAGTTTAGGATGAATTAAATTCATCCAAGAACACTTCTATATTATAGATTAATGGCAATTAGAGgaggaaaaataattattaagcagATGTGGTCAATATTCCTGCAAAACTATTCAtaatcttttttaaaaaattggaaAAACCATTTCCAGTAATTTCTATATTTTACTTAGGACTGTCCATTGTTGTTTATAAAGTTCGAATTGAGAATTTGTATTGAAATgtattataaatgaaaaaaaaaattattgtagtAAAAATCAAatcatattgaattgagtttatatttattgttttaatttattttttataaaaattgaatcaaaattttattgaaattatattaaGTGAAATCGAATTAAATAATTGAAACTTAATTATAAATGCATTATTcgagaaaaaaattaaagaaaaaaattataaatatattaaattactttataGTCCATAAATTGTAcgactaaattaaatttttaattatataataatatgtatattttagttaaaaattatataattaagaaGTAGGTAGAAGATAATATAATATACTAATGAAGGAATATATAAtacatttttatataaattttatattttaatattagtatTATTATATTAACTGTAAGTGAAAATTGAATCGTGATATTAACTTaccataattttaaaaaaataatttaatatttaccgcatatttataatataaaaatttaaaaatttaaatttcatccctaaaaaaatttttgaagtataaaAAAACAAATTTTTGACAAAACCAACGTAAATCTACTTAAAATTCATCACATGTGAACCTGAATACTTGCAACCATAGCAACTTTaccattaaaaaatttaaattaattaaccaTGAGAAATAGAGGGATAATAATAAAATCAAAGTATAATTGATTTCTTCAATGATAATTCATGTGTGAAAAGATTAGTGTCGTCAACCCGTACTAGTCTTCTCCATCCTCCCTCCTTCATATGTTCCCTTTGCCTCACCAAAAATCACTGTAACAAGGCATACCCTTTTCTTTAATTTGgttatatattatttttctccAATTCTTAAGCTTGATTAGAAAAAATTATATCTTTTTTTATCAGTTGATCACCAGATGGGTGGCAGTAGCATTcacattaaatttaattaaactaaTAAATAAATTGTCCATATTTATTTTAAGCAAAACACATCACATGTTCATGCCACACTCCCTCCTAATCtttgtttattttatgatttgtcAGAAATTAAGGAATATGACAATGGGCTTTCTTTGTTGGAAGGTAATAAGGAAATTTCTTTGGTAATTTTATATATGGGTTTTTGCTAATCTATAGCTCAATAGGCTTGACCTTTGAGCTTTGACACCAAGGTTAATGACCAATTGCCATCCATTCAACTAGTCTACCATTGGCGTGCCAAATCAAAGGGCGGCTTAAGCTTTTGTCTATGTTTAGGGCAGTGGAAAAGAACTGGGTGCCACCTTTCTACACTCAATCAAGGTCAAGATACTGCTATAGGGGTAGTGTTAATATATTTGtatttatttaatcattatataccttaaactttgaaatgggttATGGGCTAGTTGTGAAAGGAGGAGAAATTGTACCAAAATGGAACTTATTGCTCAACATTCACAAGTGATGAAAATGTCATTACCATGTGATCATATGTAGTGGAGAACATGGGCATAGAGTTTAGACTCGTTGAGAGCTTCCTACTCTTGCCAACAAGTAATTAACTGTGCTTTTGACTTTCTTTCTCCTCCAAATTTTCTTTTGTTTAATGTTAACCCTTTTTCaagtttttaactatttgatgaaATTTGAATTCTAATATGGAACTTATCAAACAGTTTAAGTATATATTAATGCCGATCCATATGTGGACGTAATCTCTTATTGATGCTATTATTTATCTAGTATTAAGTGAAAAGTCCCATAAATAAATCTTGTGTTTCTGTATATATATGTtctcaaaagaaaaaaaagtccCCATAAGATAATTAAACAACGAGGATCAGCAATGAAGATGCATGCTACTTCTCTTCCATTAACCAAATTGTAATATTTTAATGTACTTTGCAACTTGCAATTTTCCTCGAGAATGTATCTTCTGGCACACCGTACCATAATCTTTCCGTACCTCGCATGTATCGATGAAAGCAATAATTATACTATTGGTATAGAATTAAAAGGGGTGAGGAGTGTATGCAGCCAGCAGGAATTGTAGGACCAGATGGGTAGAGGCCAAAAGCCAGATGGCAGAATAGAACCATGTCACTTCCCAATCAATACAGGACATATGGAAGAAATGGGAATGGGGGCAATAGGAAGGTGCAATGAAGCTTATTCAAGTGTTGGAGGATGAAGAGGCAAGATCCATGTGGGTAAGGTTTTCATCAGAGAAGAATCAAATCCCAAatcctctatctctctctctctgtttctGATAGAATTGGAGATCAATGAACCTTCCAGGAAAAACTACAGAAGGGTATCTTTCACAACCACCATATCCATAGTAATGGCCAACGCAATGCTttgatcaaaatttaaaatatattatatattatatatcttTGAGAGGTGAACTTGTTGACCTAACTCTTTTGATTATCAGGTATGTACATGGTTTTCCAAAGATGGTTTGAATTATATTTTTGGACGGATTCTGGAGAAAGAAAATATGTATTTGCATGGAAATGAATGCCGACATTTCATAGATTTTGGACATAATTCTGCATGAATAACAGATTCTAGCTGTGGACGAGATGGAATTTTGTTCCAAGTGCCTTTCATCACCAGTCTTACAGTAACAGATGGTGTCCTTATCTGATAATGGTGCATTGCTTTGGCTTGTTATTTTTTAACTTGTTACAATAATAAATGAATTGCATAATTTTGGCTTGGTTTCCATCAAGCTAAGCCTACTAAATGGCAAAGCAGTATAAAGAAggatagagattatttgatggaAAAGTATTTCAGAGTTGCTCAATCTTTCGAAAGAAAAGGATTTGCAGATTGTCAAAAAACTCCAAAGTGATGATAGGGTGCAGTTCTTTTTTTTGCTAATTCAGTTGTTAGAAGTGTAGTGCAACATTTAATGGTTCTCCAATGGAATGAACTACTTGGTTTTCTGTCTATGCCCCATTGCCAATTACAAAATAGAAAAAATGACTTTTCCATCTTTGTATTTTAACTTTctcttttttaaatttttttctttaatactTTATTTAACTCAGACATAGTTAATATACTTGATTCCACAAAAAGAATACCTATGACTATGAGATTGACTTGAGAAACTGATTCCCATGAACTGGAaggtcttttctttatttgttttCGTCGAATGTTAGAGCATTTCCATTAAAGGGCCAAGCCCAAAATAGTACATAGCAAGGCCAGTTTAAAAATCAACCTTAAAGGTCAGATTTCAAGGGCTTAACAAGATAATTAAAGCCTTAGGAAATTATTCCTGCCGAAACCCATTACAAGGTCCTAACTCATAATTAAAACCATAGGAAGTAGAAGTCATTAGCGTTGCCCACAAGAAGCATCGCTGCCCTACGCCACCATCCCTTGAGGAAGAAGTGCCAAGAAGATCGAAAAAATACCTGATCTTGCATGCACAAGCAGATATGTGAATAGGAGAAAAAACCATCCTGGTACCAAAACCAGGAGGTTAAGTTGCTGGATATCCTTGAAAAGCTATGGAAGCTTCGAACCGATACCTAAATGAGCAGAGAACATCGTCGATGGGGCTCTTCGGCGTCCCAATTGCACCTTCCGAGCCGTTCTTTCAGATTGCACACTGTAAGCAAAACACCACCATATAAAAACTGAATCCCATGCTATCGTAAAACAGAGGAGCACATGCCGATTTAGAGGCTTCCAATATCACGACAAACACTCAAACACGTACAAATAGCCAAGATCCAAGACTACTCATTCACAAGCACACATGTAGTCAGGATGAAAGGCTACTTCGATTAGACAAAAACTCTCTCTAATGAAGCATTAGACCTGCAAAACAAACCAAAAGCCATCTATACAATCCAAAAACTCACTGTTGGGCAGAGGAGGAGAAGGCTCCCTTGCCCTGAAGGGGCAAAAGAGGCCGCTAGCCGCCAAATGAGAGGGATGGAGCCTAAAGCAAAGAAATGAAAAGGAGCGAGAAAAACCGGTGAAAGGTGCTTTCAAATGGTCGCATTCCAATAAATTCTTATAATATTACCAATTGAAAACATCACTTTTCAGCTGGTATGAAAGCTGTGGAATTACCatttaaattttacaaaattgtGCAATTTTCAAACATTATAGCAATGCTGAATCTTTGATACATCTAAATTGATGAACTAATGCTAATTTTAATTCCATTGGCaccaaaaaaattagaaatattcATCTTCTGCAGATATATATACTTTATTTAACTAGCTCCAGAAACgtacttagttttttttttaaaatggacAGAGAAAGGAAATTACCTTGTTTtgctacttttttttttcttaaaaaaaacaaTCTTAATCTCATATATCACTTCAATAATTTAGGGGTATTTGTTTCACTCGTTGGGTGCAGATAATAGCTGATAGAcacctaaataaataaattagagtgtttggtaagttttaaaaaataaatctgATAACTGATAAGCAACTGACATGATACATCAACTGCAGTTTGTATCAATTCTATTTTTAGAATTGTTTctatcagctgatagctgatttgattttattttttattttgaacatactatttttttttatttaactcgaaaattaatattattaatacttttatattttttatttataattttaatattttaattaacacatttcaattttattaaaatatcttttattaataacataaaatataaaatatttatttatatctaaaaacttaaaattaattataagttttttctttatcaacaataataattacttcattattttatctatatttttaaaattatttaattattttttaaaaaatttaattattttcttattttaataataaaataaataatataatatattaataattatatttttattttaataatataataaataatataatatattaatttgataattgtatatttaatttaataataaaataaataaataatataataaatttataattttatatttattttaataataaaataaattatataatatataaaattattaatcatttcacatatcaactgcaataaataaatataattttactaaacacttaacataaatgaGCTATAATAACAGCCATCAGTTAACCGTTATCAGCTCTATTCGCTCTTAGTAAGATTTCAATCAATGATAGGGTTTgttgattaaatttaaattaatgggCTCTGGGCCTGATTGGGTTTTGGGTTAGAATGTTTGTGAACATATTTAAAAAATTGCTTAATAGGCCTCATCACAGAAATATCACATGGTCTAAAACTCTGCAAGCTCCAAAGTGGAAGTCTGGAGTTTAGCGAAGAAGATTTGAAGGATTAATGGCCTTTGCATCGATGGCCGCAGTGGCAGCGAGGCCATCCTCAATTGCTCTACTAACAAGAAGAAGACCCAGATCGATTTTCACTCCATTGGCTTCTTTATC
This is a stretch of genomic DNA from Hevea brasiliensis isolate MT/VB/25A 57/8 chromosome 12, ASM3005281v1, whole genome shotgun sequence. It encodes these proteins:
- the LOC110650208 gene encoding ethylene-responsive transcription factor ERF014-like — its product is MVKSEHKIQSGTSKAMAATSSVAAIKKKYKGVRMRSWGSWVSEIRAPNQKTRIWLGSYSTPEAAARAYDAALLCLKGSSANLNFPITSSHYIPDTVMSPKSIQRVAAAAANSFVENATTTTKATTTTNTSYTSPATTPSASSPPLPSFFSSSPSPSSSMSSSFSDQLDDDVSLMQSFGSYSEPIPMLDNSWYNFEDLQSPKFLDQMFNPPMMMMDDFYEGDIRLWSFAE